The genomic interval TTCGTGCTGAATGATTCCATGTCAGGAGGGTGGGAGAATAATTGGAAACATTAATGTGGGGAGTTGTAGCCAGATACCAGAAGAGGCTAAAAGGATTCAGGGTTGAGTCCAGTTTGCAGGTAGATAACAAAACCTCAAAGCCAATGAACAAGGCTGAATCTACCACCCATATGGGTGTGCTATAGTTTTCTAGTAAGATACAATTATCCCTCTAGTGTTACCCCCATGTCTCTCAGAGATAATCAAAACAAGGTTTGCAATATAAGTCTAGTCTCATTGAATATGGGCTGATTACTTATGTAAATGCAGCAAGAATAGTGGTGACCGTATAAGTTCTTTTTAATCTGCTTTGCTAGAACTTTTcatgaaattagatttttttaatacctCTCAAGGCTAAGAAGCTAAGCCAAGGACTCATGATCAGATTTTGCATATGATACCTATAGATTTGGATCAGTTCCACTCTTCTTGAGGTCCCCAAGGTATCCTGGGTTTCCTGGGCCtcccaggaagtgaccttccttAGTCAGATGGCCAGGCTTCCAGGAACACTGTAAGCAAGGTACcagcccagttttttttttttttttaaggggcttTTTTGGCTCcgtaaagtcaaccttagttttTAAAGTTGTCTGGTCACATCTGATTCATGTCAAAAATGGCATTCCGGTCAAAGCCTTGGTAACATACCAATGTTTCAAATTGTGTCCTGTTATAAGGAGATAAATTGGGTTCTTATTGAACTTCTGCAAATAACTATATtgccatgaaaataagaatactcaGTAAGAATTCCCAaattctggagggaaaaaaagtaattgtTTCATTTTCGTTCACAAAGGTAGACTTTACCAAATTGCTACAAGTCATAAAGaacttaagagaaaagagaaaaacatgtctTCTTAAATCTGGAAAATCAAAACATTAAGAAACTagtgatatttttttaaggtttatttatttttgagagagggagagagagagcgtgagcaggggaggggcagagagagagggagacacagaatccgaagcaggctccacgctgacagcagtgagcccaacgcagggctcgaactcatgaactgtgagatcatgacctgagtcaagatggacgctcaactggctgaaccacccaggtagcCCAAAACTAGTGATGTTTTAAAGCAAAAGTCATAATCACCCTCAGGAGTTTATTCAGCCCCACGCAATTAATTCTTGTTGATTTTGATCTTTTGTTAGTGGTTTTATGAACCCAGGTGTTTCACTAGAATTCTGGAATTTCTCACCCAGATCAGTGGTATGATCTTAAAGTTATCAGAAACCTCCCCTTGTCATGTTCCTTCCACGAATCTTTTGGAAAACGGAGCTTTTTTGCAAAAGCACCAGAGTAAAAGAATAACGGTCTGTAAAACACAAAAGCCTCAAAAATGGCcatggttaaagatctgatgagagttcatcaCAATGCAACAGACAAggagatttcattatttctgtgacacacaaCATTTTAAGTTAACTAGAATTAATGACTGATAACATTGTGCCAGGACAGATGTCAAGGGATGTCATACAGTTTCTAGAAAACTTATATTAACAATTTGTACCCATCCCAATATAACCTAAAGGGGTCAGACATCACTTCTTATCAGACaatgtttccatgtaatttaacaTGTCAAATAAGCCTAATCACtttcatatctttctttttataaggagagagaacaaatgctTTGGAGTTTTTCCAGGAGCCCTCTAGAAAAGTCCAAGTTAGTTCAAGGTCAAAAAGACTTCCCCGGCAAGGAACAAGGAAATCGGCTTAGTGCATCAGACATTCTGCTTTTGGGGGACACTGTGCTGAAAGATCGTTATAACTAtctttttctacttcctcctCACCAGCGGGTGTTGGGGTGGGGAAGCTTAGGGCGGACGACTTGTTTCATCTTGTCGATGAAGCCCAGACATATGAAGCCCTTGGTGACCTTTGTCTCTGTGGAGGTGATGTTTAGGCTGAGACAAGGAATAGTGTAGAGAGCAAGATAGAGTCACTCATGTCAAGCAGTGATGTAAAGAGCCAAAGAGCAGTAACTGAGAATAGGTATCGCTAAAACCAGAGTGTACTCGAGGTACAAGAACTGATAATCAGCAAGGCCAAGAGAGCCTGAAAGAACCCGGAACTAATAATCAGTAGAACCAGAAGAGGTTTCTGAAGGATGAAGCTTTTCAAAGGCAGGGCtgttagggacacctgggtggctcagtcaggtaagcatccgactcttgattccggctcaggtcatgatcttatggatCGTGGCTCCGAGCCCCGctccgggctccgtgctgacaacgcagagcctgcttgggattctctctctctctctctctctctccttctctatctgcccctcacttgctcgtgcatgctgtctctcaaaatgaatgaacataatgaattattattattaagtaataatttattaattttaaaaagggaggacTTTGGCAGGAAACTGTCAGACTCCCCAGACCTCGACTCTATGTCTGACCGCATAAGAAGGGCAACTGCCCCCGAGGTTTCTGCCCGACTGCTGTCTGAACACTGGGATCTTCCACTGCTTGAACATAAGAAGCAGAGAATGCCAAGGGCTGGCCAGGACCAGACTAAGTCCACAGACCAACGGCGTGCTCACGGACACGTTACCTTCCTCCCTTGTTGTTTATGGCCTGATGTATGACTTGTTTTGTCTTGTGCGACGTGTATGAGGCCAAGTTAAATGCCTCGCGGAACGTCATTGAGGTTGGAATGTTAACAACCTTGCTTTATGACTGAATAAAGCTGACGTCGTGAAAAGACACAGCTGGTGTGTGCACGTGGCTCACGTGATTTCGACACCCTGAATCGTGAGCCACAGCATCTACCTACACAATGCTTCAAGTGAAGTAGGTTAAGTTGGCCCCTGTGACCAACAGAGTTATCCTGgaaactgggagagagagaagccccctTCCTGCCCATGGCTCAGCCTCTGCGGAGAGGGCAGCAGGGGTGCTGAAGGAGCTGACGTGAGAACCCCATGCCCAACCCCAgaagagggagccagagagaaaTCTGGCCTCGTCCCAGGAAGCCGCGGGCCATGGGCGCAGGTTCGGCATCTTTCCAACCGTGCGCAGATTGCTGAGGACAGAGTGTAATTCACTGAAAGCCCTTTCTGTGCTTCAGATGCAGATATGAAATGAGTGTGTCCTGTTTCTCAGGTGCCAAACGTGCTGCCCCGGGTGCTGCCTCCTGGATCTGCCACCTCGGGGGCACAGGCAAGAGCTGACCTCAGGGACCCTGGACCCACCTGCAGACATGCCCAGAGGACTGTGCACACGGCATCCGTGCATGCCCTGTGCCTGCACTTGGCTTGAGAAGGAAGGTGGAAGTCCCCTGGTTAGATTCAAGAGCAGGGCGGCCAGGAGCAGGTGGGCTTTACCTTCATAGGTAGGAGCTGCTTCCCTAAGTAAGAAGTGGGAAGCATGGAACTGACCTCTAGACTTTCTGGCTGGGCAACCTTATCCTTGAGCAACATTCTTTTCCCCATCTGGGCTATAGGTTGGTCCCAGCTCCAGGGACTCAGTGGTGGAGTGACCGCAGTCATGGTCCCGGCCATACCTGCTCTCTTGTGTTTGTGCCCTTTGCAGTAtgaccctcctcctcttcctatcCAGAGATGAAGTCCACTTGCCCACCCTCGTATCTTGCTGTGGCCAACAGAATGTGACAAAGGGACGGTGTGCCAGTTCTGAGTCTTGGCTTTCAGGGGCTTTGCAAACATCCACTTACTCTCTTGGATCCTGCAGTGGCCTTGTGAACGGGCCTGGGCCAGCCTGCTGCAGCAAGGAAGCATGTGGCCCAGTCACTTCCACTGACCCAGCTGATAGCTGTCAACCCTCAGGAGAGTCACCTAACTGACCCGTGGTTGACCGTGGACACATGAGGAACCCAACTGAGCCCAGCCTAAATTGCTGACCCACAGGATTTCAAGCTAAATTAATGATTGCTGTTGTAAGCCACTGGATTTGAGGGTGATTCATTTCACAGGAGTGGGCAACTGACATAGGACCCCTGGAAATAAGGCAAAGCGGAGAGGCTTGCATGCTGGAAAGGCCTGGGCTCTGGGATGACGGTGCCAGCTGAGAGCCAAGAGCGAAGAGATGCCTGAAACCAGGAAGCCTTGCTGTTAGGTGTTACCCTGAGAAGCCTGGAGACCCCAGGACCCCGGGGGCAGAGCTGCAGGAGTGAAAAGGACCAGGGTCTTTGGTTACCATGGCAATAATAAGACTTTAATACTAAAGAGCTTTGTGCTCGTACCCTTTCCAGGCGCTGTCTTCCCCCAGGAGGCTGGCCTTTGTCATATCAGCGGGGTGGACCCCCCGGGAAATAAAGTCCTGACTCATCAGCATTAGGTCACCAGGGAACTCAGCTAAGCGGAAAAGATTTCGGTTGGTTAGGCCAGTGATGGACCGTTCCACTTTCTTGGTGGGGAGGAACGGTTTCTGATCATTTGGATGGCATGTGAGACATTGTTTCGGTTCTTCTGACTTGAAGATGacgttcatttttatttctcgtCTGCTCGTGGCTTTGTTCTCTGCCTCGCCTCTCTCCTCTTGCTTGGCAGAGTCGTAGAAAGCCACGACCTCGCTGTCCTCGTCTTCCCTGGTCTTGTCTTTTGCCGTTGGGCCCAGGCCCCCTCCAGACAGAAACGAAGAGCCCCTGCGCCTCTCGATGTAGGGCAACAGCTGCTTATTCCGTAGGGCTCGAGCAAGCTGCATCCGTTCTACGTGCCTGACGACAGTGAGCTTCTCGCGCTGGGGCATTCTGAACTCCTCTGGGGGCACGATCACCTTGGCCGTCCATAATTTTTCCAGGGGCCTGCAGGCGGCACAGGGACGGGGATGCTGTGTTCCGAACTCCAGCGCCCGCTTGTAGTCCGGAGACAGCGACTGGAGCTCCTTGAGCATTTCCCACTCCTCCTCTTGCTTGTGGGTCAGAAATCTCCTTGCCGCCGTGGTGTGGACACCACCCAGCCGCTGACAACGTGAAGGGGACTATCAAAAATCTCAACGGGACAGCAGCAGGGGGTGCCCCCAGAAAGAATCGCCTGGTggcccctgtccccacctgccGCTGAGTGTCTGGGCCCCTCTGCGGTGGGAGCTTTGGGGTCGGACAGGCcggagttcaaatcctgactctccTTACCTACAAGCCAGCAGCCCTCACAGTGCTATTCCTAATCAGAACTTTGAAACAAGATAGTATTTGCAGTGCAAGTGTGGGAAGCCTCGAGCGGACTCGAGGCCACTGGGAACCTTGTATGTCCGTTGCTGGTGGGTTTTGAACCTCTGGCTccacccctcccagcctggcTGCCTGGCTCCAGCGGGGCCTCCCTGCAAATCAGCTTCAGGACACTTACTAGGATCTCTTTTTCCAAGGGGGAGTATTTTCCGAGGGCGATGCGTGGATCTGATTTGTAGGATTTGGTCCATATCCTGAAAG from Leopardus geoffroyi isolate Oge1 chromosome D2, O.geoffroyi_Oge1_pat1.0, whole genome shotgun sequence carries:
- the CD2H10orf120 gene encoding uncharacterized protein C10orf120 homolog, with translation MIREWENGFQKTGKQRPQERKAAEGRWRMSGAPVRMSNTSDSFWDKAPLCCQRGLSSTSPLGIWTKSYKSDPRIALGKYSPLEKEILRLGGVHTTAARRFLTHKQEEEWEMLKELQSLSPDYKRALEFGTQHPRPCAACRPLEKLWTAKVIVPPEEFRMPQREKLTVVRHVERMQLARALRNKQLLPYIERRRGSSFLSGGGLGPTAKDKTREDEDSEVVAFYDSAKQEERGEAENKATSRREIKMNVIFKSEEPKQCLTCHPNDQKPFLPTKKVERSITGLTNRNLFRLAEFPGDLMLMSQDFISRGVHPADMTKASLLGEDSAWKGYEHKAL